In one window of Halomarina pelagica DNA:
- the ptsP gene encoding phosphoenolpyruvate--protein phosphotransferase: MTRTLDGVGATPRAGVGRAVWYRPDADLDLPDPPDPAAVDPTAERERFERARDEAREALRAERDRAAERVGEEEAAVFDAHVQFLDDPQIEAGVEGEIDDGLPAEHAVRAAFAGPIEQFEGMDGRMAERADDLRDVRDRLLRLLLGGEGTDLAALPEGSVVLAERLTPSDTARLDPERVAGFATVTGGRTSHAAIFARSLALPAVVGVGDALRGIEEGTEVVVDGEAGEVVTDPDADRRATAEREDAAEVRAGAVTTADGVPIEVAANVGHPSELAGAVDRGADGIGLFRTEFLFLDREAPPDENEQYETYREALRAFPDGRVIVRTLDVGGDKPIPYLDLPEEENPFLGERGIRRSLGADADLFETQLRALLRAAGDAEGDLAVMLPLVATVEEFEAAADRVEAVAADLDAEGIERGSPDLGVMVETPAAVLLASELAERADFLSIGTNDLTQYVNAAARGNERVADLHDPRHPAVLRAVARTVEAARGTDAWVGMCGEMAGDPDLTELLVGLGLDELSMSAVTIPAVKARVERTNAADARELAERALRAHTKREVIDLLSQQPDQP, from the coding sequence ATGACCCGCACGCTCGACGGAGTCGGCGCGACACCCCGGGCCGGGGTCGGCCGCGCGGTCTGGTACCGCCCCGACGCGGACCTCGACCTGCCCGACCCGCCGGACCCGGCGGCCGTCGATCCGACGGCGGAGCGCGAGCGGTTCGAGCGCGCCCGCGACGAGGCACGCGAGGCGCTGCGCGCCGAGCGCGACCGGGCCGCAGAGCGCGTCGGCGAGGAGGAGGCCGCCGTCTTCGACGCCCACGTGCAGTTCCTCGACGACCCGCAGATCGAGGCGGGCGTCGAGGGAGAGATCGACGACGGACTCCCCGCCGAGCACGCCGTCCGAGCGGCGTTCGCCGGCCCCATCGAGCAGTTCGAGGGGATGGACGGCCGCATGGCCGAGCGCGCCGACGACCTCCGGGACGTCCGGGATCGGCTGCTCCGCCTCCTGCTCGGCGGCGAGGGGACGGACCTCGCCGCGCTCCCCGAGGGGTCGGTCGTCCTCGCCGAGCGGCTCACGCCGAGCGACACGGCCCGCCTCGATCCCGAGCGGGTCGCCGGCTTCGCCACCGTCACGGGCGGGCGGACCTCCCACGCGGCCATCTTCGCGCGGTCGCTCGCCCTCCCGGCGGTCGTCGGCGTCGGCGACGCGCTTCGAGGGATCGAGGAGGGGACCGAGGTCGTCGTCGACGGCGAGGCCGGCGAGGTCGTGACCGATCCGGACGCCGACCGTCGCGCCACGGCCGAGCGCGAAGACGCCGCCGAGGTGCGCGCCGGGGCGGTGACGACCGCCGACGGCGTCCCGATCGAGGTGGCCGCGAACGTCGGCCACCCGAGCGAACTGGCGGGGGCCGTCGACCGGGGCGCGGACGGGATCGGCCTCTTTCGCACGGAGTTCCTCTTTCTCGATCGCGAGGCCCCGCCCGACGAGAACGAGCAGTACGAGACCTACCGCGAGGCGCTCCGCGCCTTCCCCGACGGTCGGGTGATCGTCCGCACGCTCGACGTCGGCGGGGACAAGCCGATCCCCTACCTCGACCTGCCCGAGGAGGAGAACCCCTTCCTCGGCGAGCGGGGGATCCGCCGGTCGCTCGGGGCCGACGCCGACCTCTTCGAGACGCAACTGCGCGCGCTCCTCCGCGCGGCGGGCGACGCCGAGGGCGACCTCGCCGTGATGCTCCCCCTCGTCGCCACCGTCGAGGAGTTCGAGGCGGCCGCCGACCGAGTCGAGGCGGTCGCCGCGGACCTCGACGCGGAGGGGATCGAGCGCGGCTCCCCCGACCTCGGGGTGATGGTGGAGACGCCCGCCGCGGTCCTCCTCGCGTCCGAACTGGCCGAGCGCGCCGACTTCCTCTCGATCGGGACGAACGACCTCACCCAGTACGTCAACGCCGCGGCGCGGGGCAACGAGCGGGTCGCGGACCTGCACGACCCGCGCCACCCGGCCGTCCTGCGGGCCGTCGCGCGCACCGTCGAGGCCGCCCGGGGGACCGACGCCTGGGTCGGGATGTGCGGCGAGATGGCCGGCGACCCCGACCTGACCGAACTGCTCGTCGGCCTCGGCCTCGACGAACTCAGCATGAGCGCCGTGACGATCCCCGCGGTCAAGGCGCGCGTCGAGCGGACGAACGCGGCTGACGCCCGCGAACTCGCGGAGCGCGCGCTCCGCGCGCACACGAAACGCGAAGTGATCGACCTGCTCTCTCAACAACCCGACCAGCCATGA
- a CDS encoding DUF7091 family protein has product MSNRRRLEFVLRSKLRAAGRQYGEAKEAYRAARAASEADLPIDEEGNARIVCRRYAEKRSVELDAGLRPDCYDADHQDCRGCVEDIRDGRIETW; this is encoded by the coding sequence ATGAGCAACAGGCGGCGACTGGAGTTCGTCCTGCGCTCGAAGCTCCGGGCGGCCGGGCGGCAATACGGCGAGGCGAAGGAGGCCTACCGGGCGGCGCGGGCCGCGAGCGAGGCCGACCTCCCGATCGACGAGGAGGGCAACGCCCGGATCGTCTGCCGCCGGTACGCCGAGAAGCGGAGCGTCGAACTCGACGCCGGCCTGCGGCCCGACTGCTACGACGCGGACCACCAGGACTGTCGAGGGTGCGTCGAGGACATCCGCGACGGGCGCATCGAGACGTGGTGA
- a CDS encoding mannose-1-phosphate guanylyltransferase: MDTIAVVLAGGVGTRLYPASSRERPKQFLALDGERSLLARTVERVEPLADATYVLTRPEYADLVPDHAPDAEVLVEPAGRDTGPALVYAAHRVREEAGECVLLNLPSDHRVGDGFADPAERALRAARETGKLVTLGVEPDRPATGYGYIKPGTDRGDYFDVAGFFEKPDADAAERYVYDGFLWNAGVFAWTPEALLGEARRSDLAPLVESLDAGQPERGFRLVEPVSVDYAILEGCSNAAVVPADVEWDDLGAWDALARVGDPDAAGNVVAGNALTLDAEDCVIATDEGSHVSVVGVEGLTVAAYDGRVLVVPTEDAQRVREVVARLEDGGE; this comes from the coding sequence ATGGACACGATAGCCGTCGTCCTCGCGGGCGGCGTCGGCACGCGCCTCTACCCGGCGAGTTCCCGCGAGCGACCCAAGCAGTTCCTCGCGCTCGACGGGGAGCGCTCCCTCCTCGCCCGCACCGTCGAGCGCGTCGAACCGCTCGCCGACGCGACGTACGTCCTCACGAGGCCGGAGTACGCCGACCTCGTCCCCGACCACGCGCCCGACGCGGAGGTGCTGGTCGAGCCCGCCGGGCGCGACACCGGCCCGGCGCTCGTCTACGCCGCCCACCGCGTCCGCGAGGAGGCGGGCGAGTGCGTCCTGCTCAACCTCCCGAGCGACCACCGCGTCGGGGACGGCTTCGCGGACCCCGCCGAGCGCGCCCTGCGCGCGGCGCGCGAGACGGGGAAGCTCGTCACGCTGGGCGTCGAACCCGACCGACCGGCGACCGGCTACGGGTACATTAAACCGGGGACCGACCGCGGCGACTACTTCGACGTGGCGGGCTTCTTCGAGAAGCCGGACGCGGACGCCGCGGAGCGCTACGTCTACGACGGCTTCCTCTGGAACGCGGGGGTCTTCGCGTGGACGCCCGAGGCGCTCCTCGGCGAAGCCCGGCGCTCCGACCTCGCCCCGCTGGTCGAGAGCCTCGACGCCGGCCAGCCCGAGCGCGGGTTCCGCCTCGTCGAGCCCGTGAGCGTCGACTACGCGATCCTCGAGGGCTGTTCGAACGCCGCGGTCGTCCCCGCGGACGTCGAGTGGGACGACCTCGGCGCGTGGGACGCGCTCGCCCGCGTCGGCGACCCCGACGCCGCGGGCAACGTCGTCGCGGGGAACGCCCTGACGCTGGACGCCGAGGACTGCGTGATCGCCACCGACGAGGGGAGCCACGTGAGCGTCGTCGGCGTGGAGGGGCTCACCGTCGCGGCCTACGACGGCCGCGTGCTCGTCGTGCCCACCGAGGACGCCCAGCGGGTGCGCGAGGTGGTCGCGCGACTGGAGGACGGGGGGGAGTGA
- a CDS encoding PTS fructose transporter subunit IIC has product MATQDSAERALRSHVSSVKEDVMTGVSFMIPFVTIGGIFLALGYAVASLPPIELLGVTVWPGGTTVEKVFEATGTLEWFLTQIGGAGLTFMVPILGAYIAYAIADRPGLAPGFLLSYVIQQGAVLKAAGDVIGLSGGNAGAGYLGALVAGLLAGYVARWFKRRSVPEVVKPMMPVLIVPVLTMVVLSPVVILFLGVPVAIANAWLTDFLRTAQGGQAVLVGALLGAMMAFDMGGPVNKVAYVFAVGLLSEQLYEPMAAVMIAGMIPPIGMALSNFVAPQKYTAEMYENAKSAVPLGLSFITEGAIPYAAADPLRVIPSIVVGSAVGAAASMALDVTMPAPHGGIFVVVLSNRPLLFLGCIALGSLVTAAVATAVKPDFEVTVADLEERDADASAQGSD; this is encoded by the coding sequence ATGGCAACGCAAGACTCGGCCGAACGCGCGCTTCGCTCGCACGTCTCCTCCGTGAAGGAGGACGTGATGACCGGCGTGTCGTTCATGATTCCGTTCGTCACCATCGGGGGTATCTTCCTGGCGCTTGGGTACGCGGTCGCGTCGCTCCCGCCGATCGAACTCCTCGGCGTCACCGTCTGGCCCGGCGGGACGACCGTCGAGAAGGTGTTCGAGGCGACGGGCACCCTCGAGTGGTTCCTGACGCAGATCGGCGGTGCCGGACTGACGTTCATGGTGCCGATCCTCGGCGCGTACATCGCGTACGCCATCGCCGACCGCCCGGGGCTCGCCCCGGGCTTTCTCCTCTCGTACGTCATCCAGCAGGGAGCGGTCCTCAAGGCGGCGGGCGACGTCATCGGGCTGAGCGGCGGGAACGCGGGTGCGGGCTACCTGGGCGCGCTCGTCGCCGGCCTGCTCGCCGGCTACGTCGCGCGGTGGTTCAAGCGCCGCTCGGTGCCGGAGGTCGTCAAACCGATGATGCCCGTGTTGATCGTGCCGGTGCTGACGATGGTCGTCCTCTCGCCGGTCGTCATCCTCTTTCTGGGGGTGCCCGTCGCCATCGCGAACGCGTGGCTGACCGACTTCCTTCGGACCGCCCAGGGGGGGCAGGCCGTCCTCGTCGGCGCGCTGCTCGGCGCGATGATGGCGTTCGACATGGGCGGGCCCGTCAACAAGGTCGCCTACGTGTTCGCCGTCGGCCTGCTCTCCGAACAGCTCTACGAGCCGATGGCGGCCGTGATGATCGCGGGGATGATCCCGCCGATCGGCATGGCGCTGTCGAACTTCGTCGCCCCGCAGAAGTACACGGCCGAGATGTACGAGAACGCGAAGAGCGCGGTCCCTCTCGGCCTCTCGTTCATCACCGAGGGGGCGATCCCCTACGCCGCGGCCGACCCGCTTCGGGTCATCCCGAGCATCGTGGTCGGGAGCGCCGTCGGGGCGGCCGCCTCGATGGCGCTCGACGTCACGATGCCCGCCCCGCACGGCGGTATCTTCGTCGTCGTGCTGTCGAACCGACCGCTCCTGTTCCTCGGGTGCATCGCGCTCGGGTCGCTCGTGACGGCGGCCGTCGCGACGGCCGTGAAACCCGACTTCGAGGTCACCGTCGCCGACCTCGAGGAGCGCGACGCGGACGCGAGCGCACAGGGGTCAGACTGA
- a CDS encoding PTS sugar transporter subunit IIA: MTETEMDRDDVTRLVPTEAISLDEPPEGKDACIEFLLDLAVEAGRVEDRETALDALLAREEETTTGVGKGIAIPHAQTDAVTRPSVAFARSAAGVDFDSMDGEPAHLLFAILAPAGGSDDHLAILSALSRSLMHEEVREGLYEADSPADVQAVLAEAMT, translated from the coding sequence ATGACCGAGACCGAGATGGACCGAGACGACGTGACGCGGCTCGTACCGACCGAGGCGATCTCCCTCGACGAACCGCCCGAGGGGAAGGACGCCTGCATCGAGTTCCTGCTCGACCTCGCCGTCGAGGCGGGTCGGGTCGAGGACCGCGAGACGGCGCTCGACGCGCTGCTCGCCCGCGAGGAGGAGACCACCACCGGCGTCGGGAAGGGCATCGCCATCCCGCACGCCCAGACCGACGCCGTGACCCGGCCGTCGGTCGCGTTCGCCCGCTCCGCGGCCGGCGTCGACTTCGACTCGATGGACGGGGAGCCGGCGCACCTGCTGTTCGCGATCCTGGCCCCCGCCGGTGGGAGCGACGACCACCTCGCCATCCTGAGCGCGCTCTCGCGCTCGCTCATGCACGAGGAAGTGCGGGAGGGACTGTACGAGGCCGACTCGCCGGCGGACGTGCAGGCGGTGCTCGCGGAGGCGATGACCTGA
- a CDS encoding TRAM domain-containing protein: MPDCPLADQCPKYSERISGMGCQHYGDRGGAEWCDHYSMPIRELKQQPVQPGEEVVVEVTDIHRSGAGVGRTEDGFIVLVDGVLPDARARVKVTKVRSNHAIADELERLPLAEDEESEEDEGGEKDDGSGAGSADDDRSSRRRPRRERLGSRDNFWGG; this comes from the coding sequence ATGCCCGACTGTCCACTCGCGGACCAGTGTCCCAAGTACTCGGAACGGATCTCCGGGATGGGATGTCAACACTACGGCGACCGCGGTGGGGCCGAGTGGTGCGATCACTACAGCATGCCCATCCGCGAACTGAAACAGCAACCCGTCCAGCCGGGCGAGGAGGTCGTCGTCGAAGTCACCGACATCCACCGGAGCGGGGCGGGCGTCGGGCGCACCGAGGACGGCTTCATCGTCCTCGTCGACGGCGTCCTCCCGGACGCCAGGGCGCGGGTGAAGGTCACGAAAGTCCGCTCGAACCACGCCATCGCGGACGAACTCGAGCGCCTCCCGCTGGCGGAGGACGAGGAGAGCGAGGAGGACGAGGGGGGCGAGAAGGACGACGGTTCCGGGGCGGGGAGTGCCGACGACGATCGATCCAGCCGCCGGCGTCCCCGCCGCGAGCGACTGGGCAGTCGCGACAACTTTTGGGGCGGATGA
- the ptsH1 gene encoding phosphocarrier protein HPr has protein sequence MERVVAVVPEAGLHARPAATFVETANRYDAEITVAPAEDGDPVDARSMLAVTSLGVGHDDRVRLVAEGDDAEAALDALEAVLSTPEAGEDGGDGGNGGNRGDGESG, from the coding sequence ATGGAGCGGGTCGTCGCCGTCGTGCCGGAGGCGGGCCTGCACGCCCGCCCCGCCGCGACGTTCGTCGAGACCGCGAACCGGTACGACGCCGAGATCACCGTCGCGCCCGCCGAGGACGGCGACCCCGTCGACGCCCGCAGCATGCTCGCCGTGACGAGCCTCGGGGTCGGACACGACGACCGGGTCCGGCTCGTCGCCGAGGGCGACGACGCCGAGGCCGCCCTCGACGCGCTCGAGGCCGTCCTCTCGACGCCGGAGGCGGGGGAGGACGGTGGAGACGGAGGGAACGGGGGGAACCGGGGGGACGGCGAGTCGGGATGA
- the glpR gene encoding HTH-type transcriptional regulator GlpR, whose amino-acid sequence MLPAERKRKIVELVSDAGGRSVEALAEDLEYSKATIRRDLRELEDENLIERSHGGAVPVTAVGREQTYGQREVQNLDAKRAIAARAVEELAEGQVVFFDSGTTTMEVAKRVPKDGSLLAVTNSIQLASELGGEYSEVKLTGGTLRHRTRALVGPTAEAFMERMSFDVLFLGTNAVTAESGLATPNEDEARMKELMVEKSATVVLVADSSKVGERSFVRFADPEDVDAFVTDDGIDRTARESFERAGVRVAEVTVE is encoded by the coding sequence ATGTTACCAGCAGAGCGAAAGCGGAAGATCGTCGAACTGGTCTCGGACGCGGGCGGGCGGTCCGTGGAGGCGCTGGCCGAGGACCTGGAGTACTCGAAGGCGACCATCCGCCGGGACCTGCGAGAACTCGAGGACGAGAACCTGATCGAGCGGTCTCACGGCGGCGCGGTACCGGTCACCGCCGTCGGCCGCGAGCAGACCTACGGGCAGCGGGAGGTGCAGAACCTCGACGCGAAGCGCGCCATCGCCGCCCGCGCCGTGGAGGAACTCGCCGAGGGGCAGGTCGTCTTCTTCGACTCCGGCACGACGACGATGGAGGTCGCAAAGCGCGTGCCGAAGGACGGATCGCTGCTGGCGGTCACCAACTCGATTCAGCTCGCCTCGGAACTCGGCGGGGAGTACAGCGAGGTGAAGCTCACGGGCGGGACGCTCCGCCACCGCACGCGGGCGCTGGTCGGTCCCACCGCCGAGGCGTTCATGGAGCGGATGAGCTTCGACGTGCTCTTTCTCGGGACGAACGCCGTCACCGCCGAGTCCGGGCTGGCGACGCCCAACGAGGACGAGGCGCGGATGAAGGAGCTGATGGTCGAGAAGTCGGCCACGGTCGTCCTCGTCGCGGACAGCTCGAAGGTGGGCGAGCGGAGCTTCGTCCGGTTCGCCGACCCGGAGGACGTGGACGCGTTCGTCACCGACGACGGCATCGACCGGACCGCCCGCGAGTCGTTCGAGCGCGCCGGCGTCCGCGTGGCCGAGGTGACCGTCGAGTGA
- a CDS encoding DUF5784 family protein → MAGPLRFRRSNARWTEDRVRRDLLAPLDDSFGASIGTGRFASPKGYRARRIDMDNGDVALFAWRRDSRSAYWLGNTTTPEPLWRTDKCDLDDAPYAVSRWVQRELLADLEAQSPELAARSYVSWFFLPVFFSKDGRTSTRRFFLEHAAGFPDANPQIALRFYDDFLRSGVLDPYRETMAGKLGTSPHVDHVRMDAAMGELNAAKLLHDAGYEFVPEIALDSGHALDFAVGEGVRAVRADGGGYRTSDALVEVTRPLPPSRRTADTPVAAVRATANAKTDDQLDAHPDALLLVDCSSFHDDDWNAVRAEQPPVKHTPAVVYRMRPNGSAEAYAHGSPRIDLGDAVRWV, encoded by the coding sequence GTGGCAGGTCCCCTCCGATTTCGCCGGTCGAACGCACGTTGGACGGAGGATCGCGTCCGCCGCGACCTCCTCGCGCCGCTTGACGATTCGTTCGGCGCGTCGATCGGGACGGGGCGGTTCGCGTCCCCGAAGGGCTACCGGGCGCGCCGCATCGACATGGACAACGGCGACGTCGCGCTGTTCGCGTGGCGTCGCGATTCCCGATCGGCGTACTGGCTGGGTAACACGACGACGCCCGAACCGCTCTGGCGCACCGACAAGTGCGACCTCGACGACGCGCCGTACGCCGTCTCGCGGTGGGTGCAACGCGAACTCCTCGCCGACCTCGAAGCGCAGTCCCCCGAACTCGCCGCTCGCTCGTACGTGAGCTGGTTCTTCCTCCCGGTCTTCTTCTCGAAGGACGGCCGGACGAGCACGCGACGGTTCTTCCTCGAACACGCCGCGGGCTTCCCCGACGCCAACCCCCAGATCGCCCTCCGCTTCTACGACGATTTCCTGCGTTCGGGCGTGCTCGATCCGTACCGCGAGACGATGGCCGGCAAGCTCGGCACCAGCCCGCACGTCGATCACGTCCGGATGGACGCCGCGATGGGCGAGTTGAACGCCGCGAAGCTCCTCCACGACGCGGGCTACGAGTTCGTCCCCGAGATCGCGCTCGACAGCGGCCACGCGCTCGACTTCGCCGTCGGCGAGGGCGTGCGCGCGGTGCGCGCCGACGGCGGCGGCTACCGCACCTCCGACGCGCTCGTCGAGGTGACGCGCCCGCTGCCGCCCTCCCGCCGCACCGCCGACACGCCCGTCGCGGCGGTGCGCGCGACGGCCAACGCGAAGACCGACGACCAGCTCGACGCCCACCCCGACGCCCTCCTGCTCGTCGACTGCTCGTCCTTCCACGACGACGACTGGAACGCGGTCCGCGCCGAACAGCCGCCCGTCAAGCACACCCCCGCGGTCGTCTACCGCATGCGCCCGAACGGCTCCGCCGAGGCGTACGCCCACGGCAGTCCGAGGATCGACCTCGGGGACGCCGTGCGGTGGGTCTGA
- a CDS encoding PTS fructose transporter subunit IIB, whose translation MKLVAVTSCPTGIAHSQMAAENLEQTAARLGHEIHVEIQGAMGAENELSAERIADADAAIIAADTAVSRDRFENLPLVKAPVKDAVNDPEDLIERAEAAAEGGRAPDSANADAVTTDVQPESEVAEPPESERIGGDPRKGLFARLRRLLS comes from the coding sequence ATGAAACTCGTCGCAGTCACGTCCTGTCCGACCGGTATCGCACACAGCCAGATGGCCGCGGAGAACTTAGAGCAGACCGCCGCGCGGCTCGGCCACGAGATCCACGTCGAGATCCAGGGGGCCATGGGCGCGGAGAACGAACTCTCCGCGGAACGGATCGCGGACGCCGACGCGGCCATCATCGCCGCCGACACGGCCGTCAGCCGCGACCGATTCGAGAACCTCCCCCTCGTCAAGGCACCCGTCAAGGACGCGGTCAACGACCCGGAGGACCTCATCGAGCGGGCCGAGGCGGCCGCGGAGGGCGGGCGCGCCCCCGACTCCGCGAACGCCGACGCGGTCACCACCGACGTGCAACCGGAGTCCGAGGTTGCGGAACCGCCCGAGTCCGAACGGATCGGCGGCGACCCGCGGAAGGGTCTGTTCGCCCGGCTCAGGCGGTTGCTGTCGTAG
- a CDS encoding Tfx family DNA-binding protein, whose product MTDPADAATILERVGFDPERSVLTRRQAEVLCLRERGLPQAEIAEWLGTSRANVSSIEASARENIAKAGETVAFAEALRAPVQVAIESGTDLYDVPSRVYSACDEVGVKVSYAAPELMKLVSDAAGDAVRGREVRRDILVGVTSDGTVRVRTP is encoded by the coding sequence ATGACCGACCCCGCCGACGCCGCGACGATCCTCGAGCGCGTCGGTTTCGATCCCGAGCGGAGCGTTCTCACGCGCCGTCAGGCGGAAGTGCTGTGTCTCCGCGAGCGCGGGCTCCCGCAGGCGGAGATCGCCGAGTGGCTCGGCACCTCCCGGGCGAACGTCTCCAGCATCGAGGCGAGCGCCCGCGAGAACATCGCCAAGGCGGGCGAGACGGTCGCCTTCGCGGAGGCGCTCCGCGCGCCCGTACAGGTCGCGATCGAGTCGGGCACCGACCTCTACGACGTTCCCTCGCGCGTCTACTCCGCCTGCGACGAGGTGGGGGTGAAGGTGAGCTACGCCGCCCCCGAACTCATGAAACTCGTCTCCGACGCGGCGGGCGACGCCGTCCGGGGCCGGGAGGTGCGCCGGGACATCCTCGTCGGCGTCACCAGCGACGGGACGGTGCGCGTGCGGACTCCCTGA
- the pfkB gene encoding 1-phosphofructokinase — protein sequence MILTVTLNPALDHTLRLDEPLVEGAVARTDRVQFDPGGKGINVSKYLASLDAPTVATGFLGDPFGRLVRDRLREAGIESDFATIDEPTRLNTTVLAPDGEYKINHHGPRVDSAAVDRVLDAVRRHEPETVVVAGSLPPGLAPDAIDRIARAGDWETAVDVGGDVLRDLDAPFSLCKPNREELAAATDAPVETLEECLAAAEALRQGGFDRVVASLGPDGAALVTDDGTFHAPALETTVVDTVGAGDALLAGVLAALARGESGGAALRFGVAVASRVVAVPGTGVPDFGGVRAAVEEVSVATY from the coding sequence GTGATCCTCACGGTCACGCTCAACCCGGCGCTCGATCACACCCTCCGCCTCGACGAACCGCTCGTCGAGGGAGCCGTCGCCCGCACCGACCGGGTACAGTTCGACCCCGGCGGCAAGGGCATCAACGTCTCGAAGTACCTCGCGTCGCTCGACGCTCCCACGGTCGCGACCGGGTTCCTCGGCGATCCCTTCGGCCGCCTCGTCCGCGACCGCCTCCGCGAGGCCGGGATCGAGAGCGACTTCGCGACCATCGACGAGCCGACCCGCCTCAACACGACCGTCCTCGCGCCCGACGGCGAGTACAAGATCAACCATCACGGCCCGCGGGTCGACTCGGCGGCCGTCGATCGCGTCCTCGACGCCGTCCGGCGTCACGAGCCGGAGACGGTGGTCGTCGCGGGGAGCCTCCCGCCCGGCCTCGCGCCCGACGCGATCGACCGGATCGCCCGCGCCGGCGACTGGGAGACCGCCGTGGACGTGGGCGGCGACGTCCTGCGCGACCTCGACGCCCCGTTCTCGCTCTGCAAACCCAACCGCGAGGAACTCGCGGCGGCCACCGACGCGCCCGTCGAAACCCTCGAGGAGTGTCTCGCCGCCGCCGAGGCGCTTCGCCAGGGGGGCTTCGACCGCGTCGTCGCCTCGCTCGGTCCGGACGGGGCGGCGCTGGTGACCGACGACGGTACCTTCCACGCGCCCGCCCTCGAGACGACGGTGGTGGACACCGTCGGCGCGGGCGACGCCCTCCTCGCGGGCGTCCTCGCCGCCCTCGCGCGCGGCGAGTCGGGCGGTGCCGCCCTCCGCTTCGGGGTCGCCGTCGCCTCCCGCGTCGTCGCCGTCCCCGGAACGGGAGTCCCCGACTTCGGCGGCGTCCGCGCCGCGGTCGAGGAAGTCTCCGTCGCGACGTACTGA
- a CDS encoding SDR family oxidoreductase → MDFGLDGDSALVTAGSSGLGLACAEALAREGADVAVCGTTPEHLAEAEATLSDAGDGDVFATEADITDREQVEAFVDDTVERFGGLDHVVTSAGGPPSGPFLETDDGDWYDAYDLLVMSVVWTTRRAYPHLADGGGTIVNVTSRSVAEVIDGLVLSNSVRRAVIGLMKTQSREFAPDVRVNAVLPGSHETSRIRDLIKQGVERGEFDDYEEGLAEWGSGIPLGRIGDARELGEAVAYLSSDRSSYVTGVALPIDGGSMRSA, encoded by the coding sequence ATGGACTTCGGACTCGACGGCGACAGCGCGCTCGTGACGGCCGGTAGTAGCGGCCTCGGGCTGGCGTGCGCGGAGGCGCTCGCCCGCGAGGGCGCGGACGTGGCGGTCTGTGGCACCACGCCGGAGCACCTCGCGGAGGCGGAGGCGACGCTCTCCGACGCGGGCGACGGCGACGTGTTCGCGACGGAGGCCGACATCACCGACCGCGAGCAGGTCGAGGCGTTCGTCGACGACACGGTCGAGCGGTTCGGCGGCCTCGATCACGTCGTCACGAGCGCGGGCGGCCCGCCGAGCGGGCCGTTCCTCGAGACGGACGACGGCGACTGGTACGACGCCTACGACCTGCTCGTGATGAGCGTCGTCTGGACCACTCGACGGGCCTACCCGCACCTCGCCGACGGCGGCGGGACGATCGTGAACGTCACCTCGCGGAGCGTCGCGGAGGTGATCGACGGCCTCGTGCTCTCGAACTCGGTCCGGCGGGCGGTCATCGGTCTGATGAAGACCCAGTCGCGGGAGTTCGCCCCCGACGTGCGCGTCAACGCGGTGCTCCCGGGAAGCCACGAGACCTCCCGGATCCGGGACCTCATCAAGCAGGGCGTCGAGCGCGGCGAGTTCGACGACTACGAGGAGGGGCTGGCGGAGTGGGGGTCGGGGATCCCGCTCGGCCGCATCGGCGACGCGCGCGAACTCGGCGAGGCGGTGGCCTACCTGTCGAGCGACCGCTCGAGCTACGTCACCGGCGTCGCGCTCCCGATCGACGGCGGATCGATGCGGAGCGCGTAG